The following are from one region of the Centropristis striata isolate RG_2023a ecotype Rhode Island chromosome 19, C.striata_1.0, whole genome shotgun sequence genome:
- the LOC131992537 gene encoding complement C1q-like protein 2, with the protein MRAVGLLLLLLALCGSGAQGELQETETTKTTTADIWAEVRALRDMVVELKVELRNVQATVTDSESQVEDLKAELMVTNVYVELLQRENSELQTRLSSSESELLISKTRIDTLERENTERKVAFYIGLTDSHHVGPFNTDTTLKYSKVFTNIGDAYNPSTGFFTAPVRGVYYFHFTMSGYQAGWMGVEVYKNNQWIMGNQEYQEERGHNYFTNSIVLELMAGDEIHLVLPSGHSLYDSANNHNTFSGSLLFTL; encoded by the exons ATGAGGgctgttggtttgctgctgctgctgctggctctgtgtgggtcaggagctcagggggagcttcaggagacggagaccacaaagacaaccacagctgacatctgggcggaggtgagggctctgagagacatggtggtggagctcaAGGTGGAGCTGAGGAACGTTCAGGCCACAGTGACGGACAGTGAGAGCCAGGTGGAGGACCTGAAAGCTGAGCTGATGGTCACCAACGTGTACGTGGAGCTGCTACAGAGAGAGAACTCAG agctgcagaccagactgagcagcagtgagagtgaacttcTCATCAGCAAGACCAGGATCGacacgctggagagagaaaatacag AGAGGAAGGTGGCCTTTTACATAGGTCTGACTGATTCACATCATGTTGGACCATTCAACACAGACACcacactgaaatacagcaaagtcttcaccaacattggcgatgcttacaatccatctacag gTTTCTTCACAGCTCCAGTCAGAGGGGTCTACTACTTCCATTTCACTATGAGTGGTTACCAAGCAGGTTGGATGGGTGTAGAGGTGTACAAGAACAACCAGTGGATCATGGGTAATCAGGAGTATCAGGAAGAGAGAGGTCATAATTATTTCACTAACTCTAttgtcttggagctgatggcaggagatgAAATCCACCTCGTTCTCCCATCAGGCCATTCTCTCTATGACAGTGCAAACAACCACAACACCTTCAgtggctccctcctcttcacactgtga